CCGGATCAATGCGTTCATAGACCTCCTGAACCACACCTTCCGCCTCAGACATTGTCATGTCAGGACCGCCGACCACATTGACGAGGGCAGCAGACGCACCCGAGATGTCAACATCAAGGAGCGGGGAACGAAGCGCCTTCTTTACCGAGTCTGCTGCCTTGTCTTCACTGTCACTCTCACCCATCCCGATCATCGCCACACCGCCGCGTTCCATGACTGTCCGGACATCGGCAAAGTCAAGGTTCACAAGACCGGGTTGTGTGATCAGCTCGGTGATACCTTTTACTGCACGCATTAAGACTTCGTCAGATACCTTAAATGCTGCGTGCAGGGGAAGGCGCGGTACAACTTCGAGAAGCCGGTCATTTGGTACGACGATAACGGTGTCTGCAACGTCGCGCAGACGTTCGAGACCCGCTTCAGCATTCTCCATCCGGATCGCACCTTCCGCGGTGAAGGGAAGGGTCACAACCGCAATGGTCAGGGCACCCGTCTCCCGTGCAGATTTTGCGATGACGGGAGCAGAACCGGTGCCGGTGCCGCCGCCAAGTCCGGCGGTGATAAACACCATGTCACAATCCGCCATCGACTGGTTGATCTCCTCAACAGTCTCGAGGGCAGCCTCTTCTCCGACCTGCGGGACTGAACCGGCACCAAGACCACGGGTGCGCTTGCGGCCGATGAGGATTCGTGTGTCTGCTTTCGTTCGAATAAGGTGTTGGGCATCAGTGTTCAGTGCAACGAGGTTCGCACCGTGAATGCCCTCCTCGCTCATTCGTGTCATTGTGTTCGAACCACCGCCGCCGCAGCCAATGACCGCGATCCGTGTCTGAAGGTCTTTGAGGATCTCCTCCAGCTCAAGGTCACGTTCGTTGGACGCGTCAACGATAACTCCGGACTCCTCATTTGTCCGTTTAATTGCCTCTTCTACGATTGATCTCATAGGTAGTTCTCCAATCCCGGGACGTGGATCACCCGTTCAGTCATGAGAGAGACCATTTCCGGCGTAATTATTGTGCCGTCAATCTCGATCTCCTGTCCTGCCGCCAGCCTGCCGAAAAGCGGTCCTTTCGGAACCCCCAGAGTGCATGCTTTTTCCGGGTCGAAACTCATTTTTCGTATGATTAGAGCATCATCGCCGACGTGGGCAGATCCATCGTTGATTAAGATTTTGACGCACGATGATATTAAAAGATGCAGTATTTGTACTTCGTATCTGCTGTAGGTGAGCAAAAACGGCAAGGGTGCGCCCCGGCGGGATATCACCAATACCACAGGCATTTCTGAAACAGAGCGTAAAAACTCACCCTCATTGATTTTTAAAGTATTTTGGAAGATATTTTCAGGAATCTTGACCAAAACAGGCATACCGTCCCCGGAAAGTCCCATCACACGGAGAGAAGCGCCGGGAGCCTCTGCCTCTGCCAAATCCCGCATCAGGATATATCTCGGGAGAGGGATATCCTGCATCATCCGCAGTTCGCTCTCTGAAACACGAGGAATGCCACATTCACGAATGATAGCAGAGATATGCTGCAAAACATCCTTTGAGAGAGCTTTCCGGTCAATATAGGCCGCTTCAGCACCACTCATCGCCACCATCTGCCGAACCATCGCGGCATTCATACCAGCGACTTCACGCGTATGGGCGATATGTCCCCACGCCGCCCTGCTCACAAGCGCAATATCAGTTTCACGTGCCGCATAGTGGTTGCCGCCAAAGCCAATGAGAGGGGTAACATCTCCAGGCCCCTCCGTGAGGACTGAGAACAGGGCATCAGCAACTGCCTCACCGCATTCAGGATTCGTCCATTCAGCCTCAGTACTTCCAATTTCAATGAAAAACGAGGGTGTCGAAAGCCCGGTCGGACCATGGTGCGTCACCTCATAGGAGACGCGAAATCCCTCTGGAGCACGGGGAGCAAGGGCACATAATGCTGCATGCATCCATGCCGGAGCAGCGCGGGAAAGCGTCCGGGGCTCACCCCCCAGTGCCGCATCACCATAGTTCCCGGTGACATGAACTGTCAGGGCAGGAACCGGGTTTTGCGAAGTGTGACGGGAAAGAAAGATAATAAGATCGGCATCTGCACGTTCGTCCAGCATATCTTCATAAATGAGGCGGCCCGGTGCGGTCATAAAGAAGAGGGTGTGCCCTGCCCAGGTGCATTTTTCACCGTCATCCCCTTTTGCTCCGACGCGGGGCGCGAGATGTGCTGCGATATTACAGCCCGCAGGGTCAATTGCCGAATGGATCAGAGCAATCTTCATTGGGACTCTCCGCTTTTCGGTACATTCCCGGTATCGCGTCCTGCTGTGCTGACAGCACGAGCCACTGCCTCCCCGGCATCCATACAGGCCACCACACCGGGGATCTTCCAGGTTTGAATACCAAAGACCGGACAGCCGAGTTTCAGGGCCATCGCAATCTCGGAGAGGGTGCCGTATGCACCGCCCACCGCAATAACCGCTCCCGCTGCAGAGACAACAACCGCATTGCGTGCAATTCCAAGGCCGGTCGGGATAGTGACTGTACAGAAGGGATTTGCCTCCTCCATACCACCAGGGAGAATCCCCACTGCAATCCCACCGGCACCTGTCGCACCACGACAGGCGGCTTCCATCACGCCGCCGCGGCCGCCACAGATGAGGACAGCACCCGCCTGTGCAATTTGTCTGCCCACCTCTTCTGCAGTGAGCTCTTCATCACCTGTACAGCTCGCAGCACCGACGATCGCAATCTGGAGAGGAGGTGTATCATTCATTCGGTATCATCACCTGTATGTCACCCGTTATTCTTCTGTACACATGTACTTTCACGCAAATACCTATCTTTCTGCAGATACAAAATCTCTGGACATATACCCAGAGGAATTATTGTGAGAGAGGTCACGAGCAGTTTTAACGCAGAGGAGGTGGAGGCCGCAGTCCGCTCCTTCTGGGACTCAGACGACATTTACGCACGGGTCAAGGCACAGCATGCGGGAAGCCCTCCCTGGTTCTTTGTGGACGGGCCGCCCTATACCACCGGCTACATCCATCTCGGCACTGCATGGAATAAGATACTCAAGGATACGATTCTGCGCTTCCGCCGCATGCAGGGCTATGACGTCATCGACCGGGCAGGCTATGATATGCACGGCCTCCCCATTGAGGTACGGGTGGAACACGAACTCGGCTTCTCCTCCAAAAAGGACATCGAGACCTATGGCATTGGCAAATTCATTGAAAAATGCAAGGATTTTGCCATCACCCACAAAGAGATCATGTCCGACCAGTTCCGTGAACTGGGCATATGGATGGACTTTACAAACCCCTACCAGACCATCACTCCTGACTATGTGGAGGCGGCATGGTGGACCCTGAAGCGTGCCGAGGAAAAGGGCCTTCTTGACCGCGGGTACCGGGTCGTCAACCTCTGTCCCCGCTGCGAGACAGCTATCGCCGACTCGGAAGTCGAGTACTGGGACGAGACAGACCCATCCATCTTTGTGAAGTTCCCCGTTGAGGGCCACGAGAACGAATATCTTGTCATCTGGACCACCACGCCGTGGACCCTGCCCGCCAATGTAGCGGTTGCGGTCCGCGATGACTTCACCTATGCACGGGTCCGTGCGGTGAAAGAGGGAATTGAAGAGATCCTCTGGATCGGTGAGGAACTGGTCGAGGACGTGCTCAGGAAGGGCCGGTACCAGGACTTTACCATCCTTGAAACTGTCACCGGAGACGCCCTCATCGGCATGCACTACCGCTCACCCCTCGAAGAGCAGGTGCCCGTCCAGAAAGAGGTCGAACACCGGGTCGTCTACGCAGACTTTGTGACAATGGAGAACACCGGTCTTGTGCATATGGCGCCGGGTCACGGGTGGGACGACTCTATTGTGGGGCAGAAGGAAGGACTTGCCTCTCTCTGCCCTGTTGACAATGCAGGCATCTACACCGCTGACGCGGGTATTTTTGCAGGAAAATTCGTCAAGGACGCCGACCGCGATGTGATGGACGCCCTCGGTGATTATCTCCTCGCAGAGAAGAAGATCACCCACCGTTACGGGCATTGCTGGCGGTGCAAGACGCCGATTATCATGATCTCGACAGAACAGTGGTTCCTCGCCGTTCCAAAGATCAAAGAGAAGATGCTCTCCGAGATTGCCCGGGTAAAATGGCAGCCGGACTGGGCAGGTTCTGCGCGGTTCCACGACTTTGTGGCAGACGCCCGCGACTGGTGTATTTCACGCCAGCGCTACTGGGGTATTCCGATCCCGGTATGGCAGTGTGATGCCTGCGATGCCCGGCGGGTATTCGGAACGGTCGCAGAACTCAATGAAGCCGCAGGCACCTCCCTTACCGATCCACACCGCCCATATGTGGATGACGTGACAATTCCCTGCACCTGTGGCGGAACGATGCGCCGGGTCGAAGATATCTTTGATGTCTGGTTCGACTCAGCGATGGCCTCATGGGCCACCCTCGGATTCCCCCGGGAAACTGCAGAGTTCGAGCGGCTCTGGCCGGCGGCGTTCATCACTGAGGGACAGGACCAGACACGCGGATGGTTCTATTCCCAGCTGGGCGCCTCGGTCATTGCCTTTGACCAGGCCCCATACAACACCGTCCTCATGCACGGCTTTGCACTGGATGCCGAGGGGCGCAAGATGAGCAAGTCATTCGGCAATTTCGTGGCGCCCGAAGAAGTGGTTGAAAAGGTCGGGGTGGACGTGCTCCGCCTCTATGTCCTCTCCGCAAGCGCCCCATGGGATGACCTGAAGTTCAACTGGGAAGGCGTCAAGACAACCAACCGAGCCATAAACATCCTCTGGAATGTCTACCGCTTCCCGCTGCCGTATATGATTCTGGACAGCTTTGCACCGGAGACAGCAGCAGACGGCACGTGGAACGGCGAGTATGTCCGGGCACATCTCGCAGAGATGCCTGAAGAGGACCGCTGGATTATTTCCCGCGTCAACACACTTGCCGGACAGGTGGGCGAAGATGTGGAGGCGGGCATGTTCCACAAGGCCACCCGCGCCTGCCTCACCTGCATCCTCGAGGATGTATCCCGCTGGTACGTCCAGCTGGTACGTCCGCGAATGTGGCTGGAGGAGGACGCCCGTGAGAAGCGTGAGGCATACGAGACAATGTACTATGTTATGCGCCGCATCTGCTCGGTTCTGGCACCGTTTGCACCACACATCACCGAGAATATCTATACCAACCTCCGCACGGACGCGGACCCCGAGAGTATCCACATGCTGCCGTGGTTTTCAGGCGACGCTTCACTCATCAATGCAGACCTTGAAACAGCAATGGACATTATCCGTTCCTTTGACGAGGCAGTCGCAACCGCCCGGCAGGAAGGCGGCCGCAAACTCCGCTGGCCAATTGGTGAGGCCTTTGTTCTCACGGACAGCGATGCCGTGGAAACCGCCATCACCGGGATGAACGATCTCGCCTGTCAGCGTGCCAACAGCCAGGCGGTTACCGTTGTACGCGGTTCATGGGACCGCATGGGCTGGGCGGCAGAAGCCGTAATGCGGGGTATCGGCCCCGACTTCGGCAAGGAAGGCCCGAAGGTAAAGGCAGCCATTGAAGCAGCCGACGCCGCCATTCTGAAGGCAGCCATCGAAACAGACGGAGAGGTAACAGTCGGTGATTATACCATCACCGATAAGCACATCGCCTTCTCCGAGAAACTGCCGGAGAACATCTTTGCAGCAGAGATGAAAGACGCCACCGTCTGTGTAGATATCACCCTCACCCCTGCGCTGGAAGGCGAGGGCTTTGCCCGTGAGGTTGTCAGAAGAATTCAGGAGATGCGCCGACAGCTTGACCTGAATGTCGAAGATTTCATTACCGCAGATGTAGCCATCGCGGACGCCCGCGTGTATGGCCTGCTTGCAGGTACGCATGAAGAGGGAATTGCAGGCGAAGTACGGGCCACCACACTCGCCGTCACCCCTGTTGCAGGGGAGAGCATGAGTGACGGTCTCTCGACAGACTGGGATGTGGAAGGGGTCCGGATGACCATTCACATCCGAAAAACCAGCAACTAAACCAAAATGTTCCGGTAATACCGGACGAAACCGGTCCCGGTTTCAGATACATACTATTTTTTTACGAATTCGCGTATCAGCACGATATTGGGATGGACTACCCTCATTCCGGGTAGCCAAGATGTGCACGCAGAAAGGCTTCCCCGTCTGTGTCACTGAAAAGCGGCAGGTCGTCATCGGTGATAACCACCCGGCGCGTTGCAGTGACTGTCTCCTTTGTGACCGGATTATAGCCCTCTTTAATCACCTCAGTGCGGTAACAGGCAATCCCACGCCGTTCCCATGCCGGTGTTTTTGCAAGGTTCACTCCCCGTTCGAACATCATCTCATGCATTGCAGGCCCTTTCATACCACGGAGGGAGCGCGCTGCCTGTGTCGCAGACATCCCCTCTGCGATAAGTGTCTGCTGGCAGTACCCGTTGATGTGGTTACGCCATGCCTCACGCTGGCGCATTGTGAGGTAGGCAATAGTAGCGGAGACATCTGCCAGGATGACGCGCGAGTCAAAAGCGACAGGTTCCGTCAGCCCCAGGATCAGAGTGAGGGCACTTGCCGCATACGAGGCACAGACCGAATCAATCTTCTCCACCCTCCCGCCAAATGGGACTCGGGGGAAGAAGAGAGATATTTCGTCTGAAAATGTGAAGGCAAAGGATGGCTCCATCCCGGATGATGAGAGCAATTGCTCAGAAACCAATGCCATGGCATCCGAAAAGCGCCGGTCAAAAGGCTTTTCAAACCCCATATCACGAGTAAACCGGTGAAACGCCCGTCCATCCAGCCGGACAACAAAGGGCGGAAAAATGGAGAGACTGCTGAATATTTCACGTTCCTGCATACCGGCCACCCCAAAAGTATTCATGCCGGAAGGAACCGGAGAAGATCTCCCTGACCGCCCTGACGCATCAGTCTTCAATGATCTCAGGCCGGGACATGCCCGCGAGGTGGCGAATAATCACAATATCATTAACCGCACGAATGATACGGTACGGAATTTTTACCCCCCTGAAGTTGGTGATGTCAAGCACCTCCTGATTCACGTTCCCCAACGCAAGTGATTCCATCTTTTTCGTATCAACATTGATGATAACGTCGTCCACGTCTCCTACATAGACAGCGTCCTCGGTATACACCTTCATCCCGAACAGCTCGGTTATTGCGCTCTTCATCGTAATCATTTGAAGATATAATCATTAAATATTAAAAATATAATCCATTTCTATGGACGGTTCCTTTGAGATCGGAAAACTGGCAGGTATTCCAATTAAAATTCACTATACGTTCTTTTTGATCATTCCGATCTTTGCAATCATCATCGGAACACAGATTGAACTGACGATATCCCTTGTTGAACAGGTATTCGGCCTCACGGAACCGATTGATGCATCCCTGATCACAGAGGGATTCATGCCATACATCCTTGGCGTTCTCGTATCATTCCTCCTCTTCGTAGGCGTATTTCTCCATGAAATGGCCCATTCGGTGGTTGCTCTCCACAAGGGCATGAAGGTCAGTTCTGTCACCCTCTTCATTTTGGGAGGTGCTTCTGAAATCGAAGACGAGGTCTCGCCCCGACCACGGGATGAACTCCCGATGGCCATCGCGGGCCCCCTGATGAGCCTCTTTATCGGACTCATTTCAGAAGGAATCGCCTACGTAAGCCTTGTTTCCATCCCGGAAACGGCCATTGCAGGTCTCCTCTTCTACATCTTCGGCTACCTTGGGCTGCTCAATATCATCCTCTTCGCCTTCAACCTCCTGCCGGCATTCCCAATGGACGGGGGGCGGGTGCTACGCGCCCTTCTTGCCATCTGGCTTCCGATTGAAAAGGCCACCCGCATCGCCGCCGAAATCGGAAGGGTTGTTGCCATTATATTCGGGATCATCGGCCTCATCACCTTCAATGTAATTCTCATCCTGATTGCAGTCTTCATCTATCTCGGCGCGGGCCAGGAGGTAACCATGATCCGCTACACACAACTGCTTGCGGGTGTTACCGTCCGTGATGCGATGACAAGCCCGGTGACAACCGTGCCCCCGGAGATGCCTATCGCTGATGCCATGAATTTGATGTACTCCACCCGCCACCTCGGGTTTCCGGTAATAGAGCGCGGAGCCCTGGCCGGCATGGTCACTCTGCATGACATCCAGACGGCCTCAGGCATCGACAGGGATGCCCTTCAGGTCCGTGATATCATGACAAGAGAGGTCATCACCATCACACCGGAACGTGACCTATACGATGCCCTGAAAATCCTTGCACCGAACACCATCGGCCGCATACCGGTTGTTGAAAACGGAGAGGTGACTGGCATTGTCACCAGAACAGATATTCTCAAACTGATGGAGATCAGGGAAGTCAGTGGCACCACTACCCGCAGCGTGTTCAGACCGTAAGCGTTCAGACAGTCAGATACGGATCAAGAGGGGTCTCTCCGACCACTGCGTGGAATGCATCGAGAGTGGCAAACGGTCGCTTTGCAACGATGGAAACAGCCCGTTTTTTTCCGACTCCCGGAATGGAGCGAAGGGCCGAGGCAGGAAGCGTATTGACATTGACCGGGATCGGCATGGCAGTCACGGACCGGCGCCCATGATCACAGATGACCGCATCCACTACCGTCCCCTCAGCAATCTCTGCCGGTATGCCGGTAAGGATGGGATAGGATCCCATCTGACGCCCGAATGACACCCTGCCGCACTCCTCGACATAGATGTCGCGCAGGAGCGTTCCTGCCGGAAATACCTTCTGCAGCATTGGGACGTCAAAGGTCTTTCGCACATGCTCGCGGAAGGTGCGGAAGCGGGCATCATGCTCACCGAGGGTATTCTCCTCCCATGCCTGCGTGCCCTCGAAGGGCATCAACTGGCGGATATTGACCCGGCGCACCAGAAGGCCTGATGCAAGAAGTTCTCCAAGAAATGCCTCATTTTTGTCATACGTTCCTTCCGTCTCACCGGCAAGTCCGCAGACAAAGTTCAGCCCCGGCAGAAGATGCGGAACGCCATCATCCCGGACCCCCCCTACTTCGTTAACGATGCGAATGGCATCCATCACCATCGCGGCATCAGCCTTGAGGTTATTTGCAGCGACCACAGCAGGGTCTGCCGTCTCCATTCCAAAGGCGGCCACGTCTCCTGCAGTATGATACCGAACGATAACTGCAAGTGCCTCGCGGGCGGCCTCCGGGTTGCGGGCGATGGTACCGGGATTGACATTATCGATGTGCAGGGTCCGCAGGTCCGGTGCCGCCTCCCGGATGCCCGCAAAGAGCGTCTCCAGTGCCCCTGCATCGGGGGCAGGGAATTCCTTCTTCCCGCGTGTGCCATAGGCAAGGATATCGGGCTGACGCCCGAGCCGGAAGTGAACCGCACCGTGTCCTGCGAGGGCTGCACACTCTGCATGAACGTCTTCAGCCGGTCGATACTGCGGCAGGCCGTAAAAGGGTTCGGTGCAGAACGAACAGCCGCCGGTTATTGCACGCGAACAGCCGCGGGCGGTCTCAATCTCGCAGATGACCCAGGGAAACCGGGGGTGCTCCATAATGATGCCGCTGCCCGCGACAAGCCAGCGGGAGAAGTCAGGGTAGGAGAGGACACCATCCGGGCGCCCCCCTTCAACAAGAGAGGCCAGCGCTGCCGGGACGTCACCTTCAAGCACGTGGTCAAACCCGGAAACAGCCTGCCGCACTGCGGCCTCGCCCCCGCCCGGACTATAACCAAGGGTGACCGGCCCGCCGAGGACAGTGGAGGGGCCCCGGAGAGTGGCTGCCACCTGTCGTATCTCGGTCAGGGTGGCGGGAGTGCCTGCAAAATAGGTGCCGGGCACCGTAACTCCCGCGATCATCACCACAAGGTCTGCCCGGTCAAGGGACCCGAAGAGGGACGGGTCCTTCCTCAGCTGGTCGATGGTCAGGTATCGGACATGATACCCGGCTTCCGTGCAAACCCCTGCCACT
Above is a window of Methanogenium organophilum DNA encoding:
- the ftsZ gene encoding cell division protein FtsZ; translated protein: MRSIVEEAIKRTNEESGVIVDASNERDLELEEILKDLQTRIAVIGCGGGGSNTMTRMSEEGIHGANLVALNTDAQHLIRTKADTRILIGRKRTRGLGAGSVPQVGEEAALETVEEINQSMADCDMVFITAGLGGGTGTGSAPVIAKSARETGALTIAVVTLPFTAEGAIRMENAEAGLERLRDVADTVIVVPNDRLLEVVPRLPLHAAFKVSDEVLMRAVKGITELITQPGLVNLDFADVRTVMERGGVAMIGMGESDSEDKAADSVKKALRSPLLDVDISGASAALVNVVGGPDMTMSEAEGVVQEVYERIDPEARIIWGAQVDPDMQGRMRTMLVVTGVNSPQIYGRSEMFSQQRTSTEFDIDFLR
- a CDS encoding D-aminoacyl-tRNA deacylase → MKIALIHSAIDPAGCNIAAHLAPRVGAKGDDGEKCTWAGHTLFFMTAPGRLIYEDMLDERADADLIIFLSRHTSQNPVPALTVHVTGNYGDAALGGEPRTLSRAAPAWMHAALCALAPRAPEGFRVSYEVTHHGPTGLSTPSFFIEIGSTEAEWTNPECGEAVADALFSVLTEGPGDVTPLIGFGGNHYAARETDIALVSRAAWGHIAHTREVAGMNAAMVRQMVAMSGAEAAYIDRKALSKDVLQHISAIIRECGIPRVSESELRMMQDIPLPRYILMRDLAEAEAPGASLRVMGLSGDGMPVLVKIPENIFQNTLKINEGEFLRSVSEMPVVLVISRRGAPLPFLLTYSRYEVQILHLLISSCVKILINDGSAHVGDDALIIRKMSFDPEKACTLGVPKGPLFGRLAAGQEIEIDGTIITPEMVSLMTERVIHVPGLENYL
- a CDS encoding TIGR00725 family protein is translated as MNDTPPLQIAIVGAASCTGDEELTAEEVGRQIAQAGAVLICGGRGGVMEAACRGATGAGGIAVGILPGGMEEANPFCTVTIPTGLGIARNAVVVSAAGAVIAVGGAYGTLSEIAMALKLGCPVFGIQTWKIPGVVACMDAGEAVARAVSTAGRDTGNVPKSGESQ
- the ileS gene encoding isoleucine--tRNA ligase, giving the protein MREVTSSFNAEEVEAAVRSFWDSDDIYARVKAQHAGSPPWFFVDGPPYTTGYIHLGTAWNKILKDTILRFRRMQGYDVIDRAGYDMHGLPIEVRVEHELGFSSKKDIETYGIGKFIEKCKDFAITHKEIMSDQFRELGIWMDFTNPYQTITPDYVEAAWWTLKRAEEKGLLDRGYRVVNLCPRCETAIADSEVEYWDETDPSIFVKFPVEGHENEYLVIWTTTPWTLPANVAVAVRDDFTYARVRAVKEGIEEILWIGEELVEDVLRKGRYQDFTILETVTGDALIGMHYRSPLEEQVPVQKEVEHRVVYADFVTMENTGLVHMAPGHGWDDSIVGQKEGLASLCPVDNAGIYTADAGIFAGKFVKDADRDVMDALGDYLLAEKKITHRYGHCWRCKTPIIMISTEQWFLAVPKIKEKMLSEIARVKWQPDWAGSARFHDFVADARDWCISRQRYWGIPIPVWQCDACDARRVFGTVAELNEAAGTSLTDPHRPYVDDVTIPCTCGGTMRRVEDIFDVWFDSAMASWATLGFPRETAEFERLWPAAFITEGQDQTRGWFYSQLGASVIAFDQAPYNTVLMHGFALDAEGRKMSKSFGNFVAPEEVVEKVGVDVLRLYVLSASAPWDDLKFNWEGVKTTNRAINILWNVYRFPLPYMILDSFAPETAADGTWNGEYVRAHLAEMPEEDRWIISRVNTLAGQVGEDVEAGMFHKATRACLTCILEDVSRWYVQLVRPRMWLEEDAREKREAYETMYYVMRRICSVLAPFAPHITENIYTNLRTDADPESIHMLPWFSGDASLINADLETAMDIIRSFDEAVATARQEGGRKLRWPIGEAFVLTDSDAVETAITGMNDLACQRANSQAVTVVRGSWDRMGWAAEAVMRGIGPDFGKEGPKVKAAIEAADAAILKAAIETDGEVTVGDYTITDKHIAFSEKLPENIFAAEMKDATVCVDITLTPALEGEGFAREVVRRIQEMRRQLDLNVEDFITADVAIADARVYGLLAGTHEEGIAGEVRATTLAVTPVAGESMSDGLSTDWDVEGVRMTIHIRKTSN
- a CDS encoding tRNA(His) guanylyltransferase Thg1 family protein — encoded protein: MQEREIFSSLSIFPPFVVRLDGRAFHRFTRDMGFEKPFDRRFSDAMALVSEQLLSSSGMEPSFAFTFSDEISLFFPRVPFGGRVEKIDSVCASYAASALTLILGLTEPVAFDSRVILADVSATIAYLTMRQREAWRNHINGYCQQTLIAEGMSATQAARSLRGMKGPAMHEMMFERGVNLAKTPAWERRGIACYRTEVIKEGYNPVTKETVTATRRVVITDDDLPLFSDTDGEAFLRAHLGYPE
- a CDS encoding PRC-barrel domain-containing protein, producing MITMKSAITELFGMKVYTEDAVYVGDVDDVIINVDTKKMESLALGNVNQEVLDITNFRGVKIPYRIIRAVNDIVIIRHLAGMSRPEIIED
- a CDS encoding CBS domain-containing protein, producing MDGSFEIGKLAGIPIKIHYTFFLIIPIFAIIIGTQIELTISLVEQVFGLTEPIDASLITEGFMPYILGVLVSFLLFVGVFLHEMAHSVVALHKGMKVSSVTLFILGGASEIEDEVSPRPRDELPMAIAGPLMSLFIGLISEGIAYVSLVSIPETAIAGLLFYIFGYLGLLNIILFAFNLLPAFPMDGGRVLRALLAIWLPIEKATRIAAEIGRVVAIIFGIIGLITFNVILILIAVFIYLGAGQEVTMIRYTQLLAGVTVRDAMTSPVTTVPPEMPIADAMNLMYSTRHLGFPVIERGALAGMVTLHDIQTASGIDRDALQVRDIMTREVITITPERDLYDALKILAPNTIGRIPVVENGEVTGIVTRTDILKLMEIREVSGTTTRSVFRP
- a CDS encoding radical SAM protein, whose amino-acid sequence is MTSDTPSAWIVDGYVDEPACLGVSPYISPNIRAVAGVCTEAGYHVRYLTIDQLRKDPSLFGSLDRADLVVMIAGVTVPGTYFAGTPATLTEIRQVAATLRGPSTVLGGPVTLGYSPGGGEAAVRQAVSGFDHVLEGDVPAALASLVEGGRPDGVLSYPDFSRWLVAGSGIIMEHPRFPWVICEIETARGCSRAITGGCSFCTEPFYGLPQYRPAEDVHAECAALAGHGAVHFRLGRQPDILAYGTRGKKEFPAPDAGALETLFAGIREAAPDLRTLHIDNVNPGTIARNPEAAREALAVIVRYHTAGDVAAFGMETADPAVVAANNLKADAAMVMDAIRIVNEVGGVRDDGVPHLLPGLNFVCGLAGETEGTYDKNEAFLGELLASGLLVRRVNIRQLMPFEGTQAWEENTLGEHDARFRTFREHVRKTFDVPMLQKVFPAGTLLRDIYVEECGRVSFGRQMGSYPILTGIPAEIAEGTVVDAVICDHGRRSVTAMPIPVNVNTLPASALRSIPGVGKKRAVSIVAKRPFATLDAFHAVVGETPLDPYLTV